From Gimesia panareensis, the proteins below share one genomic window:
- a CDS encoding sodium-dependent bicarbonate transport family permease produces the protein MLEEFLHNFVHNLFKPLLLFFYMGFMIPILKVPFEFPKAVYQGLTLYLLIAIGWHGGEELASLSLAEFGQALGFMIIGFFANLCIGIFAYFILQRTTKLRQIDSATVAGFYGSDSAGTFVTCLGVITAANIAYAAYMPVMLAVMEIPGCLVALYLVSRLRQKGMDPHGNMPGELNYQSAHSTPVLAGADGEEISIDSEGEPVSQPSSGSSPAQTRTAVAAQTETRRELAAELEVEEEKKPIFSKELLHEVFLNPGLYLLFGGIVIGFLGRLQGKAVTSVDDTLFVNIFHGMLCLFLLEMGITACRRLKDLKTAGWRFIAFGILGPNLFAVIGILLAHAYSMMLGEPFDLGTYALFSVLCAAASYIAVPAVQRLAIPEASPTLPLAASLGLTFTYNVTIGIPVYMLIAQLVMNTFPVG, from the coding sequence ATGTTAGAGGAATTTCTTCACAACTTTGTGCATAACCTGTTTAAGCCGCTACTCCTCTTCTTTTACATGGGCTTCATGATTCCCATACTCAAAGTCCCCTTTGAGTTTCCTAAAGCCGTCTACCAGGGTTTGACACTCTACCTGCTGATCGCCATCGGCTGGCACGGTGGTGAAGAGCTGGCGTCTCTCTCGCTGGCCGAATTCGGTCAGGCTCTGGGATTCATGATCATTGGCTTTTTCGCAAACCTTTGTATCGGAATCTTCGCCTACTTCATTCTACAACGGACCACGAAACTGCGACAGATCGATTCCGCCACGGTCGCCGGCTTTTACGGCTCTGACTCGGCTGGTACGTTCGTAACCTGCCTGGGTGTCATCACCGCTGCCAATATTGCTTACGCAGCCTACATGCCCGTGATGCTGGCCGTCATGGAAATTCCCGGCTGTCTGGTCGCACTCTATCTCGTCTCCCGTTTGCGGCAGAAAGGGATGGACCCTCATGGAAACATGCCTGGTGAACTCAACTATCAGTCAGCACATTCCACACCAGTCCTGGCCGGAGCCGATGGAGAGGAAATTTCCATCGACAGCGAAGGCGAGCCTGTGAGCCAGCCTTCCTCAGGTAGCTCTCCCGCTCAAACCAGAACCGCTGTTGCAGCACAAACAGAAACCAGACGCGAACTGGCTGCCGAACTGGAAGTGGAAGAAGAAAAGAAACCGATCTTCAGCAAGGAACTGCTACACGAAGTCTTCCTGAACCCCGGGCTCTACCTCCTGTTCGGCGGGATTGTCATCGGTTTCCTCGGTCGACTGCAGGGGAAAGCGGTCACCAGCGTAGATGATACGCTGTTCGTGAATATCTTCCACGGTATGCTCTGTCTGTTCCTGCTGGAAATGGGCATCACGGCCTGCCGTCGTCTGAAGGACCTCAAAACAGCCGGCTGGCGATTCATTGCCTTCGGGATTCTCGGACCCAACCTGTTTGCAGTCATTGGGATCCTGCTGGCACACGCTTACAGCATGATGCTCGGCGAGCCCTTTGACCTGGGAACCTACGCTCTGTTCTCGGTACTCTGTGCAGCTGCCTCCTACATCGCAGTACCTGCCGTTCAGAGACTGGCCATTCCCGAAGCCAGCCCGACTCTGCCACTGGCAGCTTCGCTCGGTCTGACCTTCACCTACAACGTGACAATCGGGATTCCCGTTTACATGCTGATCGCTCAGCTGGTCATGAATACATTCCCTGTGGGATAA
- a CDS encoding DUF1501 domain-containing protein, whose amino-acid sequence MHRRQFMVASGLGFAGMTFGSPTPAVSAPLAQTPPGRKSAKSTILFFLCGGASHMDLWDLKPEAPLEYRGPFQPIQTSAPGVRLSEHLPMLAKQAHHLALVNSVGGTVNTNDHHAGYYYNLTGHVPDQSFVTKGNNRTPQPDDWPYMGSVVASRRPAHPNLPNAVSLPHMPSRAPYTRPGQFAARLGVEHDPMYIHGTREEPLKLRGPALSLEGGITADRLTDRISLLEQLDTARRQFDDFASISAMNQHQERALSLLMSAQSTSAFDVQQESPATLDRYGKTINGMSLLVARRLVEVGVPFVTVFWKGDLNKLGKKCKSAGSWDTHGNNFQCLKEDLLPEFDRAYSALIEDLADRGLIDDTLVLVTSEMGRKPKIGDPRSGGKTGAGRDHWTHCLTDVLAGGGIQGGQTYGASDKRGEFPHEKPVTPADITHTVYHAMGIHDLTAYDKLGRLYFLLEKSKPLTELF is encoded by the coding sequence ATGCATCGGCGTCAATTTATGGTAGCTTCCGGTCTCGGCTTTGCCGGGATGACGTTCGGCTCTCCCACACCCGCCGTTTCCGCTCCCCTGGCCCAGACGCCTCCCGGCAGGAAATCCGCCAAATCGACCATTCTGTTCTTCCTCTGCGGCGGTGCCTCTCACATGGATCTCTGGGATCTGAAACCCGAAGCGCCACTGGAATACCGCGGCCCGTTCCAGCCCATCCAGACCTCGGCTCCAGGAGTCCGCCTCTCCGAACACCTGCCAATGCTGGCGAAACAGGCGCATCATCTGGCGCTGGTCAACTCGGTCGGCGGCACCGTCAATACGAACGACCATCACGCCGGCTATTACTACAACCTCACCGGACATGTTCCCGACCAGAGCTTCGTCACCAAAGGCAACAACCGCACGCCACAACCCGACGACTGGCCCTACATGGGATCGGTGGTCGCCTCCAGGCGTCCCGCGCACCCGAACCTCCCCAACGCCGTCTCGCTGCCGCACATGCCCAGCCGCGCCCCGTACACCCGCCCGGGACAGTTCGCCGCCCGCCTCGGAGTCGAACACGACCCGATGTATATCCACGGCACGCGCGAGGAACCACTCAAGCTCCGCGGACCCGCGCTCTCGCTGGAAGGAGGCATCACCGCCGACCGGCTCACCGATCGGATTTCCCTGCTCGAACAACTCGATACCGCTCGACGCCAGTTTGATGACTTCGCCAGTATCTCGGCTATGAACCAGCATCAGGAACGCGCCTTGTCGCTGCTCATGTCAGCTCAGTCCACGTCCGCCTTCGATGTGCAGCAGGAGTCACCCGCCACACTCGATCGTTACGGCAAAACCATCAACGGCATGAGCCTGCTGGTCGCGCGACGACTCGTCGAAGTCGGAGTCCCCTTCGTGACCGTCTTCTGGAAAGGGGACCTCAACAAACTCGGTAAGAAATGCAAAAGTGCCGGCAGCTGGGACACACACGGGAATAATTTCCAATGCCTCAAAGAAGACCTGCTGCCCGAATTCGACCGCGCCTATTCCGCACTGATTGAAGACCTGGCCGACCGTGGACTGATCGACGACACCCTGGTTCTGGTCACCAGCGAAATGGGCCGCAAACCCAAAATCGGCGATCCCCGTTCCGGCGGCAAGACCGGCGCGGGCCGCGATCACTGGACGCACTGCCTCACCGACGTTCTCGCAGGCGGCGGCATCCAGGGGGGACAGACCTACGGTGCCAGCGATAAGCGTGGAGAATTTCCGCATGAAAAACCGGTCACTCCCGCCGACATCACCCACACGGTCTACCACGCGATGGGCATCCACGACCTGACCGCCTACGACAAACTGGGGCGGCTCTATTTCCTCCTGGAAAAATCAAAACCCCTCACTGAACTCTTCTGA
- a CDS encoding P-II family nitrogen regulator — protein MTTTELTKVIVVTETHFEQELLNEFRSLGIKGFTCMNCWGQGHHQVYDEPFIGHSQTRIEIITTEAIAESIVDFCRQPRFETHAIAAYMESVRVRDPNKFIA, from the coding sequence ATGACCACCACTGAATTAACCAAAGTAATCGTCGTCACCGAAACCCATTTCGAACAGGAACTCCTGAATGAGTTTCGCTCCCTGGGAATTAAAGGTTTCACCTGTATGAACTGCTGGGGACAGGGACATCATCAGGTCTACGACGAACCCTTTATCGGACACTCACAGACCCGGATTGAAATCATCACCACCGAAGCCATCGCTGAATCGATCGTTGACTTCTGTCGGCAACCACGCTTTGAAACACATGCGATTGCCGCCTATATGGAATCAGTGCGGGTACGAGACCCCAATAAATTTATTGCCTGA